The sequence GGAAAACccattttccattttctcaATACTTCCACTTTCAGCAACTACACGGTGGTTGACTCTGCTTGTGTCGTCAAGATTGACTCCCACCTCTCTCCTCTCACTCCCAAGAACATGACCTTGCTCAGCTGCGGTGTTTCTACTGGTTTTTATGCCCTACCCACCTCATCTTTACACGCGTCCTTTTTGTATGATCCATGATTCATTAATTggtcataaattaattaattatgcataGGTGTTGGAGCTGCATGGAATACTGCCAATGTCGGATCTGGATCAACCGTTGCAATTTTTGGTCTGGGCGCTGTGGGACTTGCTGTAAGAAATTTACAATTACTCTCATAACCTCATGGGACACTAAAGCCACCATCTTGATCGATATCAttcttcccccttttttttaattttgttattaaataaaaattgatttaaacatttttaataatattttcccaTGCAATCCGATCCGAActgcatataatattaattagttatttttttgtgtatatatatataatattaataagttaGTTAAAAACGATGAAATTGatgaaaatgaattaattaaatcgGGTGGGATCATGCAGGTGGCTGAAGGAGCAAGAGCCAGAGGAGCATCCAAGATAATAGGTGTTGATATCAATTCCACCAAATTCATCAAAGGTCAAAAAATGGGGCTCACGCACTTTATTAACCCAACAGACCTTGATCAGCCACTGCATGAGGTctgcattcattttttttttaaataaattaaaaaattaaaacgtaatttattttgctgcaatttctgataatttaaataagatattttttgtattattatataatttgtcaTCATTAAACAATGATAGTTGGAGTTGTGTGCAGAGAATCAGAGAAATGACAGAAGGAGGCGTGGACTACAGCTTTGAGTGTGCTGGAAACTTGGATGTTCTGCGGGAGGCCTTCCTGTCCACACATGAGgtatgtatattattattattttaatttttatatccgATAATGTTACTacacatgttttattttattttatataaagctctaatatatatatatatatatatataaaataaatgcagGGTTGGGGGCTCACAGTGGTGTTGGGAATTCATCCAACCCCAAGAATGCTGCCCCTGCATCCAATGGAGTTGTTCAATGGCAGGACAATTGTTGGATCCATATTTGGTGGCTTCAAAGGCAAAACCCAACTCCCTCATTTTGCCAAACAATGCATGACCGGGGtatctctcttctctctttccctctctctctatgtatatatatatatatatatatatttaatataatgctaaatataataaaatttgtttctaattTCAGGTGGTGGATTTGGATAAATTTATAACGCATGAACTTCCCTTTGACAGCATAAACGACGCATTTCAGCTTCTTGTTGAGGGAAAGTCCTTGAGATGCCTTCTACACATCtgagctttatttatttatttattatgttgcATTGCAAATGCAACCCATATTCCACATATTATGCTGAATAATCCAACAAAATTCCTTCTTTTCATGAATACAAAAAGGTTATTCTTAATGTCGTTCTTCGTTCTTCTGTTTTCATATATACACGTATATAAGCACATGTATATTTCCATATTGAACTAACTCCTCTATTTATGGTGTGGCAATGGCATTACATGGAAATATTACTGTTATAGTACTTAAACCCATCTTAACcttctcttttattattattattattatttactctcTCCCTTTGTGAATAATTGAATTGACTTTACTACTTTGAAACCATGAGAACGAACCGGGAAGCACCAAGTCGCAAGTAAAAGAGATAGCATTTCATCCGCTTGCACCACAAGCTATTCATAGAGCAATGCCTGAAAGAGACTGCAATATTAGCGTTTTCGAAAATGGTAAAAGATAAAACACCTCAAACTCGTATGCTAGGctattatacattttatttactTTCCATCCCCCTCTCTATGCAGAATTATGATTCCTAGCAAAAGCCCAGAGGAAATTAACAAATACAATGACTTGACCAActtaccatatttttttttttctcttttgctaggaaaaaaaacaaaaaaaaaaaaaaaaaagtttcttaaCAAAACAGCGAATGCAAGAAAGTCAATGGTAGCTTAATTTAATGGGCAGGGTGACAAAAATCCtctatcataaaatcaatcaaaatcaCAAACTGATTGATAAATATAACACACGGTGCAATCCACCAACCCAGCAGTTGAATTCAAGATCatcttttaaatttgttccgaTGAAATCTAAAACGGCTAAAAGAATCCaggcaataaatacaaaaaggtCCAGCTTCATTAAGTAAACAAAATACTAATTTAAAGGGTAATTATATGTCAGAAAGTGCAGAGAAGGGCTTAATCTTGGGGAAACTCCCAACCAAAGTGCACAAAATCTTCCAAAAGCCTCAAGGTTCTGTCCAACTCTATATGCTTGAATAAGCATTAACAAAACCTATGATAACATCGATCCCATGTGGCAAAGCATAGGAGAGaacaggtatatatatatatatatatatatatgactgaCCAGAAATATGAAAAACATCTTTACACGGGGTATgtgtaaattatataaatataaatatttaatctgGAATTGTAAGTCAGTCTGGGGTTGCTTAACATAAGATTCGATGCATGGAAAGACGTGGAGCACGAGGACGAACAGGCGTCTTTGATGGGCTTATCCTGAATCACAATATCAGATGTCAACCTTCTAAAACCATTGATCTCACCCATCGTtgctaaaacaaaataattcagaTGGAGAAAACATTGAAACGGCATGCAATCTAACCTTATAGGcaatgaacccaaaaccacaccactGCAGTTGAGAGCAGCAATCGCACTTTCAGCCTACATGAGCCAAAAAAATACgtcttatattttatgtttctcCAAGTCTAAAAATTTGCTACTACACGTTATCAGTGTCACCTTACAAATCCTATACTTGTACTACGAATTGTAAACTACATTACTACATTAATCTAGCATGCTTACAATATGCATTTGTTAAGAAACACTCATGGATTAAACTTCATATGTATCATATATAAAACTATGCAACAGTTAAACATCACCTTGCATTTCTAACAGGAAATGCTGTAAAATTCTAATGTTGGCTGTCCCAAAGAGAACTCAGAGGAAAGCTTCCAAAAAGATGACAAACAAAATTTTCCACTGTACTCACAGCTTAATGTAACAGTGGAACGCAGGCATAAAAGACCCCAAATATCAAAGGGTAATTGTTCAAATTTGAGTACTTGCCAAGTTGCCAACCCATACGGAGCATGTATGAGATT comes from Ziziphus jujuba cultivar Dongzao chromosome 6, ASM3175591v1 and encodes:
- the LOC107403792 gene encoding alcohol dehydrogenase-like 4, whose amino-acid sequence is MENYAHNGHGNGNSNGLHPKTGRVITCKAAVVWGPGQPFVMEEVRVQPPQKMEVRIKILYTSICHTDLSAWKGEDESQRAYPRILGHEASGVVESVGEGVRNMEEGDYVVPIFNGECGECRCCKSEKTNICSKYGVNPFKKVMVNDGNTRFSTKDGKPIFHFLNTSTFSNYTVVDSACVVKIDSHLSPLTPKNMTLLSCGVSTGVGAAWNTANVGSGSTVAIFGLGAVGLAVAEGARARGASKIIGVDINSTKFIKGQKMGLTHFINPTDLDQPLHERIREMTEGGVDYSFECAGNLDVLREAFLSTHEGWGLTVVLGIHPTPRMLPLHPMELFNGRTIVGSIFGGFKGKTQLPHFAKQCMTGVVDLDKFITHELPFDSINDAFQLLVEGKSLRCLLHI